In a single window of the Planctomycetia bacterium genome:
- a CDS encoding YdeI/OmpD-associated family protein, whose translation MVADLEVAGRMTADGRVAFNARPVPESISYTYQSRQAALDAASIKVFKKNWVAWDFFEAQPPSYRQKMAWWVVAATQEETRERRLQ comes from the coding sequence ATGGTCGCAGATCTGGAGGTCGCCGGAAGAATGACCGCCGACGGGCGAGTCGCGTTCAATGCACGACCCGTTCCGGAATCGATCAGCTATACGTACCAATCGCGCCAGGCGGCCCTGGATGCGGCGAGTATCAAGGTGTTCAAGAAGAATTGGGTCGCATGGGACTTCTTTGAGGCGCAGCCGCCAAGCTATCGCCAGAAAATGGCATGGTGGGTCGTGGCCGCGACGCAGGAGGAAACGCGCGAGAGGCGGCTGCAATAA
- a CDS encoding peptide chain release factor-like protein: MSSIANRDRWLAQSDAELLAQCEVDTYRASGPGGQKRNKTSSAVRLRHGPSGQLVIAEESRSQHENKAKALRRLRKAIALSIRIELPTDWRPPEVVAKYLTGAGRLEISTKNEDYPPLIAAVLDVVAACKGQMRESAEQFGITTAQLSRFIQRDGKLMDAVNQIRKSQGLKAVVGSP; the protein is encoded by the coding sequence ATGAGTTCCATCGCGAATCGTGATCGATGGCTGGCGCAGTCCGACGCCGAGTTGCTCGCGCAGTGCGAAGTGGACACCTATCGCGCCAGCGGGCCGGGCGGCCAGAAGCGCAACAAGACCAGCTCAGCCGTGCGGCTGCGGCATGGCCCCAGCGGTCAACTGGTCATCGCCGAGGAGAGCCGATCGCAGCATGAGAACAAGGCCAAGGCGCTGCGGCGTCTGCGCAAGGCGATTGCGCTGTCGATTCGCATTGAGCTGCCGACCGATTGGAGACCGCCGGAGGTGGTCGCGAAGTATCTCACGGGCGCCGGTCGATTGGAGATATCCACGAAGAACGAAGATTACCCGCCGCTTATTGCCGCGGTCCTCGATGTCGTCGCGGCGTGCAAAGGCCAGATGCGCGAATCCGCCGAACAGTTCGGCATTACAACTGCTCAGTTATCGCGGTTCATTCAGCGTGACGGTAAGCTGATGGATGCGGTGAATCAGATTCGCAAAAGCCAGGGGTTGAAGGCGGTCGTCGGATCGCCTTGA